Within Pseudomonadota bacterium, the genomic segment ACTGGATGTCTCGTCGGCACACCGTCATCCTGTCAAAACTATGAATTATGCCAAGAAGGCAAGGAAAGAGGGTTTTGAGGTTATAATAGCTGTAGCGGGTATGGCAGCTCACCTTCCAGGGGTTTTAGCATCCCATACAACATTACCGGTTATTGGTGTTCCTACCAGCAGTAAGGCATTGAACGGGATTGATGCCCTTTTGTCTATTGTCCAGATGCCAAAAGGAATACCTGTGGCTACGGTGGGTATTGATGCTTCAAGAAATGCAGCAATCCTTGCATGCGAGATACTCTCGATCAAGTACGACAGGATAATGGAAAAACTTAAAAAAATGAAAACAGATATGCAGAGGCTCAACGAGGAGAAGTCTATAAAGGTAAATAGTTATTTACAGGATTGACATTAAAATTTCCTTTTGATAAGGTTTTTCTATCATGTTAAATGCCATCACTGATATAAGAGGTATAAAGGTTGGTCATGCGTCTGACTATGTTGGGTATACTGGATGTACAGTTATCCTCTGCGAGGGGGGTGCAGTTTGTGGCCTGGATATAAGGGGGAGTGCATCCGGTACAAGACAGGTAGATGCATTGAATATAAGTCATATAGTAGAGGAGGTACATGCAATACTCCTGTGCGGTGGCAGTTCCTTTGGGCTTGAT encodes:
- the purE gene encoding 5-(carboxyamino)imidazole ribonucleotide mutase, with amino-acid sequence MEKPKVLILIGSDSDLPIIEDGLKFLKEIGVSFKLDVSSAHRHPVKTMNYAKKARKEGFEVIIAVAGMAAHLPGVLASHTTLPVIGVPTSSKALNGIDALLSIVQMPKGIPVATVGIDASRNAAILACEILSIKYDRIMEKLKKMKTDMQRLNEEKSIKVNSYLQD